The genomic DNA CGCGGTTTCGTCGAGGCCATCCGGAACAAGGGTTACCGGGTGACCGAGGTGAGCGAGCAGGACCTCATCGAGGTCGTCCAACTGCGGCGCTGGCTGGAGGTCGCCGCGATCCGCGAGGCAGCCGTGGTTTTTCCCGTCGCCGAGGCCGAGCGGTTCGCCACCCTGGCAACCGCCATCGTCGGCTACGCCGCGCAGGGCGATCTGTCCAACTATCTGGCCGCTGACTGGCGCTTTCACCGCGCACTGCTGGAGCTGACCGGAAACCACCGCCTCGTGAGCACCGTCCGGGAGCTCCGCCAGCAGAGCAGGATGGTCGGCCTGCGCAACATCGTCGGCACTCCCACGCTCCTGCGCTCCGCGGAGGAGCACCAGCACCTCGTCGACCTGCTCGTCGACGGGGCCGCCGAGGACGCCGCCGACCTTCTGCACAGCCACATCGGGCACGTCCTGGGCTGGTGGTCCGGACGACCGGAGCTCCCATGACCGGCTTGCGTCGCGTCGTCGTGATCGGCGCCGGGATCATGGGTGCGGCCTGCGCACGAGCGCTGGCCCAGGACGGCCACCAGGTGACCGTGCTCGAGCGCGGGGCGGTCGCCGGCCAGACCTCCAGCCACTGCGAGGGCAACCTGCTCGTGTCCGACAAGGGTCCGGGAATGGAACTCGAGCTCGCCAAAGCCGCCCGGGCGCGCTGGCCCCAGGTCGCGGCCGAACTCGCGGCCGAACTCGGCGAGCCCCTCGGTGACATCGAGTTCGAGCCCAAGGGCGGCCTGGTGGTCGCGACGACGGAGGCCGGTGGTGCGGCCCTGACCGGCTTCGCCGCCGAGCAGCGCGGCGCGGCAT from Brooklawnia cerclae includes the following:
- a CDS encoding GntR family transcriptional regulator; the encoded protein is MSLPVPVEPPAITRLGTRRTLREQVLHELSSAITTGQLAPGEMVSVPSLAERFSVSATPVREALLDLEHRGFVEAIRNKGYRVTEVSEQDLIEVVQLRRWLEVAAIREAAVVFPVAEAERFATLATAIVGYAAQGDLSNYLAADWRFHRALLELTGNHRLVSTVRELRQQSRMVGLRNIVGTPTLLRSAEEHQHLVDLLVDGAAEDAADLLHSHIGHVLGWWSGRPELP
- a CDS encoding NAD(P)/FAD-dependent oxidoreductase — encoded protein: MTGLRRVVVIGAGIMGAACARALAQDGHQVTVLERGAVAGQTSSHCEGNLLVSDKGPGMELELAKAARARWPQVAAELAAELGEPLGDIEFEPKGGLVVATTEAGGAALTGFAAEQRGAA